The following DNA comes from Halorhabdus tiamatea SARL4B.
ACACCGAGTGGCGATCGAGGTCCTCGATGGGAACGACGTACGTCGGGAGGTCGAACTCGGCGACGGCGTTGGTCACCATCATGATGCGCTCGCCAGCGGTGAAGGGATCGTGCACGGTGTGGGAGTTCCCGGCGCTCCCGATCCCGAGGACGAGTTCGTCGACTTCCCCGTCGGCCGCGATGCGCTCGACCATCGTGTGATGGCCGTTGTGATAGGGCTGAAAGCGGCCGATGTAGAATCCGCGTGTCATATACCCGGTCACAGGACGTGAGCTTTCATAAACCCGGCGAGTCAGCGCTCGCCCGGAGAGTCGATCGACCCGGGCGCAGTCTTTCGGTTTTCGGGTGACCGGCAATCCCGGTCGTGAGGAGAAAGTATATCAATCGACAGTCCCTGGATTATCGTACTTGACCCGTTAGAATGAGCGAAAACAAGGATACAGCCGACGATGCGCCGCCCGAGCGCGAGGAGGACACCGTCGTCGAAGACGGCCGGACGGACGGGTCCGACGCGTCGACGGTCGGCTCTTCGCCCGACGCGACGGGAGTCGAGCAACCGGAGGGTCAGGCCGACGATACCGACGCCGACGAGTCGGAGCCGGAAGACGGCGTGTCCGATCTCGGTAGCGACGTCACCCTCGAAGAGGAAGCGATGCCCGTTACCGGCGACGAGGACGACGTGCTGGGCGGACTGGACATCGAATCGACGGCGGACATCGAGGTGCCCGATCGGTTGGTCGATCAGGTCATCGGACAGAGTCACGCCCGTGACATCGTCCTGAAGGCGGCCAAACAGCGTCGCCACGTCATGATGATCGGCTCGCCCGGGACCGGCAAGTCCATGCTCGCGAAAGCGATGAGTCAGCTCCTCCCCAAGGAGGACCTCCAGGACGTGCTGGTCTATCACAACCCGGACGACGGCAACGAGCCGAAGGTCCGGACGGTCCCTGCCGGCAAGGGCGAACAGATCGTCGACGCCCACAAGGAGGAAGCCAACAAGCGCAACCAGATGCGGTCGTTCCTGATGTGGATCATCATCGCGGTCGTGGTCGGGTACTCGCTGTTCGTCGGGAACCCGTTGCTCGGCGTGCTCGCCGCGGGCGTCATCTATCTCGCGTTCCGCTACGGTGCACGTGGGAGCGACTCGATGATCCCGAACCTCCTCATCAACAACGCCGAGAAGCAGACCGCGCCCTTCGAGGAGGCGACCGGGGCCCACGCCGGTGCACTGCTCGGCGACGTCCGTCACGACCCCTTCCAGTCGGGCGGCATGGAGACGCCGAGTCACGACCGCGTCGAGGCGGGCGCGATCCACAAGGCCAACAAGGGCGTGCTGTTCGTCGACGAGATCAACACGCTCGACATCCGCTCCCAGCAGAAGCTGATGACCGCGATCCAGGAGGGCGCGTTCTCGATTACCGGCCAGAGCGAGCGGTCCTCCGGCGCGATGGTCCAGACCGAGCCCGTCCCGACGGACTTCATCATGGTCGCGGCAGGCAACTTAGACGCCATGGAGAACATGCACCCGGCCCTGCGCGACCGGATCAAGGGCTACGGGTACGAGGTCTACATGGACGACACCATCGAGGACGACCCCGAGATGCGCCGGAAGTACGCCCGCTTCGTCGCCCAGGAAGTCGAGAAGGACGGCCGCCTCCCGCACTTCACTGCGGAGGGCGTCGAAGAGGTTATCCTGGAAGCGCGCCGTCGGGCCGGCCGCAAAGAGCATCTCTCCCTGAAACTCCGAAATCTCGGTGGACTCGTTCGGGTCGCCGGAGACATCGCCCGCGCCGCGGACAAGGAGTTCACCGAACGCGAGGACGTCCTCCAGGCCAAGGACCGCTCGCGCTCGATCGAACAGCAACTCGCGGACAACTACATCGAGCGCCGCAAGGACTACAAGATGACCGTCAACGAGGGCAGCGCCGTCGGCCGCGTCAACGGCCTGGCCGTCATGGGCGAGGACAGCGGCATCGTCATGCCCGTCATGGCCGAGGTCGCCCCCTCCCAGGGTCCCGGCGAGGTCATCGCGACCGGGAAACTCCAGGAGATCGCGATGGAGGCCGTCCAGAACGTCTCCGCGATCATCAAGAAGTTCTCCGACGAGGACATCTCTGAGAAGGACATCCACATCCAGTTCGTCCAGTCCTACGAGGGCGTCGAGGGTGACTCAGCGTCGGTGACGGTCGCGACGGCCGTCATCTCCGCGCTGGAGAACATCCCCGTCGAGCAGAACCTCGCGATGACCGGTTCGCTGTCGGTCCGCGGCGACGTCCTGCCCGTCGGCGGCGTCACCCACAAGATCGAAGCCGCCGCCAAGACCGGCCTCGATACGGTGATCATCCCGAAGGCCAACGAGCAGGACGTGATGATCGAAGACGAGTACGAGGACCAGATCGAGATCGTCCCCGTTTCGCATCTCTCTGAAGTGCTGGAAGTCGCGCTGGCTGGCGAACCCGAGAAGGACAGTCTGGTCGACCGGCTGAAGTCGATCACCGGCCAGGCCCTCGAACGCAAGGTCGGGCCGACCAACCCCAGCCCGCAGTAGCCGTGCCGAACTGGGCCGCCTTCGTCGGCCTCACCGGCGTGATCGTTTCATTCGTTGTCCTGCTCGCGCACCTCTCCCAGCGACTGCTCGACGCGGAGCCGGCTGACCGCCGTCCGACCGTCCGGCTGCAGCCGACGGGACTGGACCCCGGCGTCGCTGGGTCGAGATGGATACGCGTTCGGCCGGCCGATCGCTCGGCGACAGCTGAACATGCCGTGACGAATCCCGACTCCCCGTCGTCTATGCCGACCCTCGCTCTGCTCGCCAACGTCGTGCTCACGCAGGGGTTCTTCGGCGGCGTGCTCCTGGTCGGCGCGCTCGTCTTTTCGATCCCGCTCTCGGCCTTTGGCGTCGGTCCCGAGCCACTCAGTACCGGCGTCCCGGCGGTCGGTCTCGGGATCGCTCTGGGCATCGGGCTCTGGATCGGGAGTGAGCTTGCGGTCGCCGTCGCCGACGCAGCGGGGATCGGCTACGACCAGCAGGTTCGATCGATGCTGACGCCGACGACGATGGGCGAGTGGGTTCTGCTGCTCGCCGTCGTGTTGCCGATCGTCGCCGCGAGTGAGGAGTTCGTCTTCCGGGCGGCTGCCATCGGCGTCCCGGCGACTGGACTCGACGCGTCGCCGTGGGCACTCGCGGTCGTCTCCTCACTCGCCTTCGGCGTGGCTCACGGCGCGCAAGGTCGGGCTGGTGTGGTCGTGACTGGTGCTCTGGGCCTTGGTTTGGCAAGCGTCTACATCGCCACGGGGAGTCTCCTGGTGGTGATCGTCGCCCACTACGTGCTCAACGCGACGGAGTTCCTCGTTCACGAGCGGAGGAGCGTCGATTCGATAGAGTAGTGACCGCGTTGGCAGTCGCTCGCCCCCCGCTGGGAGCACCTTCGTCATCGCAATCCCTGGTCGAAATAATCGAGGGTGCGGGGCCACGCGGTTATCGCGGCACGGTTGTTGGCCGTCGGTGTCCCGCCGAACCGATCGTCCGACAGTGACTCGTACGGCCAGTATGGAAGCGTGATGATGTGTCCGGCACCGGAATACACGTGGTGGGCGTAGTCGTTCTCGAAGTCGGCAGCGTCCAGCCGGGTAACTCGCAGGTCACCCGTACGACGGAGCGAGCGCTGCAAACGGTCGTAGTGTACGCCCGGAACACTATCGGCCGAACTTCTACTAGTAGGCTCATGGGATTTGTAATCGGGCGTCCGGCGACCGAGCGGCTCGGAGAGCCCGGTAGGTCGCCGGTTCACTCGCCGAAGGCGAGGCCAAGGAAGGGGCGAAGCCCCTGACGCAGGCTTTTGGCCGAGCTTTTGCAAGCGAGCGACGCAGTCGCTCGCGTAGTAAAAGGTCGTAGTGTACGCCCGGAACACTAACGACCGACCTCATTCCTGGCGGCGTGCCGGGTTGGTCGGGAAACCCTCGTGCCGGGCGGGTGGCGCGTCAGCGCCACCGAATGCCGAAGCGGCGCAAGCCGCTGAGGCGGGAGACGCCGTCAGGCGTCTCCGGATGCACGAGCGGCGGATGCCGCAAGTGCGGGTGGCGCGTCAGCGCCACCGAAGACAGAGGCGGTGTCAACCGCCTGTCAATGTCACGTGCCCGGGTTCGCCGCGCTGTCATCGCACCCCTGTGGGTGAACTCGGGCGGGGACTAAGGCACGTACCTAAAAGGTACCGCTGGACGGAGTAAAGCCCTTCGCGCTTTAGACGTCGCGGCAGTCACTACAGAGCAACTGGCCGTTGAACGAGACGAGGTCGCTCGTCAACGCGCCGCAGCGCTCACAGATCCCCTGATTCGAGTACCCGGCGTCGGATTCGGCTGTTCCTTCGGTCCTCGCCGGTTCGAGATTCTCGGTTTCGGCCGTCGATTCCCTGCTGAGCGCGACCGAGCGCACGAGATCACTCTCGGTGACGACCCCTGCGACGTCGCCACTCCCATCGAAGACGACCAGCAGGGGAACGGAACTCGAAAGCAACTGATCGGCGGCCGATTCGACGTGGTCGTCGACGTCGATCTGCGGGACCGTCGACTCCATCGCCTCGCTAACCGTGTCGTCCTCGTGCGCATCGGCATCTAGCAGTTGATCGAGCACGTTTCCGACTGAGATGGTTCCGACCGGGTCGTTCCCCCGAAGCACGACGGCCCCGTCGGCGCGCTCCGCTCGCAGCAAGCGACCAGTCTCGGCGAGTCCGTCAGCTTCACTGACACCGACGAACTCGCGTGTCATCACCTCCCGCACACTGTTCGATTCGTTCATACTCAGTACTTTACTACGTTGGCTCTAAAAGATACCTGCGCCACGTTTAAGGCCGGAGAACTCGTATTTGTGTGGCTATCACTCATACACTGGTTGGAGAATGAGAGGCGAACATAAACAGAGGACACGTTCACTAGTTTCGATCACGTACCGGAACAGTCCACACAGGGCTGCACTATCGGACGGCTCGTCGACGAGAGCCAAACGAGGCTGAGAAAATCCCTTGGTCCGAAACTCAGGCGTGATCGCGTTCCAGTGGCCAGTAGCCCCCCTCGCGCATCGCCTCGCCGACGGCCGTGTGGAACGCGGGGAAGTCCTCGAACTCAGTGGCCTCGACGTGTTCGAAGATGTCAGCGACGCTGACGACCTGTTCGTGGTCGATTCGAACTGGATCGTCGCCGTACTCAGCGAGGAACGCCTCGGTGGCGACAGGAAAGTCCTCGGCGTCGAGTTTCTTCGCGACGATCGCCTGCCCGTACTTGCGACGCCCCTCACTTCCTGCTTCGCCGTCGGGATCGTGTGGCCAGTCCATAGGTATCACTCGACCGGTTGAGACAAAAGAATTGGGTCGATCACACGCCGTGGCAACGGCGATAGTTTTTTGGTATCGTATTCAGAGGTGTAGGTGTGCAGCGTCGAACGAACGAGAAACAGGGGACATGCGGGAACAAATGGGGGATACTTGAATGGAGTCACCGGGAAACTCGTCTGGGACGGATCGACCACGAATCGACGCCGAGCATACGGACGATCAGCTGTATATCATCTACGACCGGGTGAACTTTGACGCCTGGATCCAGTCTGATTACCACGTCGATCGGACCGGGTGGCGGTGAGCCGGTCCGCGTTCCACGATCGTAACGATCATTGGGGGGCCGTCGCCGAATACGACCATCCGCGCGTCGTCCGGATTGCCGCGACACTTTGGGCAGTGTCTTTCACGCTCGGATTGGTGGTCTACGC
Coding sequences within:
- the lonB gene encoding ATP-dependent protease LonB, with amino-acid sequence MSENKDTADDAPPEREEDTVVEDGRTDGSDASTVGSSPDATGVEQPEGQADDTDADESEPEDGVSDLGSDVTLEEEAMPVTGDEDDVLGGLDIESTADIEVPDRLVDQVIGQSHARDIVLKAAKQRRHVMMIGSPGTGKSMLAKAMSQLLPKEDLQDVLVYHNPDDGNEPKVRTVPAGKGEQIVDAHKEEANKRNQMRSFLMWIIIAVVVGYSLFVGNPLLGVLAAGVIYLAFRYGARGSDSMIPNLLINNAEKQTAPFEEATGAHAGALLGDVRHDPFQSGGMETPSHDRVEAGAIHKANKGVLFVDEINTLDIRSQQKLMTAIQEGAFSITGQSERSSGAMVQTEPVPTDFIMVAAGNLDAMENMHPALRDRIKGYGYEVYMDDTIEDDPEMRRKYARFVAQEVEKDGRLPHFTAEGVEEVILEARRRAGRKEHLSLKLRNLGGLVRVAGDIARAADKEFTEREDVLQAKDRSRSIEQQLADNYIERRKDYKMTVNEGSAVGRVNGLAVMGEDSGIVMPVMAEVAPSQGPGEVIATGKLQEIAMEAVQNVSAIIKKFSDEDISEKDIHIQFVQSYEGVEGDSASVTVATAVISALENIPVEQNLAMTGSLSVRGDVLPVGGVTHKIEAAAKTGLDTVIIPKANEQDVMIEDEYEDQIEIVPVSHLSEVLEVALAGEPEKDSLVDRLKSITGQALERKVGPTNPSPQ
- a CDS encoding CPBP family intramembrane glutamic endopeptidase, encoding MPNWAAFVGLTGVIVSFVVLLAHLSQRLLDAEPADRRPTVRLQPTGLDPGVAGSRWIRVRPADRSATAEHAVTNPDSPSSMPTLALLANVVLTQGFFGGVLLVGALVFSIPLSAFGVGPEPLSTGVPAVGLGIALGIGLWIGSELAVAVADAAGIGYDQQVRSMLTPTTMGEWVLLLAVVLPIVAASEEFVFRAAAIGVPATGLDASPWALAVVSSLAFGVAHGAQGRAGVVVTGALGLGLASVYIATGSLLVVIVAHYVLNATEFLVHERRSVDSIE
- a CDS encoding acyl-CoA thioester hydrolase/BAAT C-terminal domain-containing protein, coding for MFRAYTTTFYYASDCVARLQKLGQKPASGASPLPWPRLRRVNRRPTGLSEPLGRRTPDYKSHEPTSRSSADSVPGVHYDRLQRSLRRTGDLRVTRLDAADFENDYAHHVYSGAGHIITLPYWPYESLSDDRFGGTPTANNRAAITAWPRTLDYFDQGLR
- a CDS encoding CBS domain-containing protein — encoded protein: MNESNSVREVMTREFVGVSEADGLAETGRLLRAERADGAVVLRGNDPVGTISVGNVLDQLLDADAHEDDTVSEAMESTVPQIDVDDHVESAADQLLSSSVPLLVVFDGSGDVAGVVTESDLVRSVALSRESTAETENLEPARTEGTAESDAGYSNQGICERCGALTSDLVSFNGQLLCSDCRDV
- a CDS encoding DUF5785 family protein, with the protein product MDWPHDPDGEAGSEGRRKYGQAIVAKKLDAEDFPVATEAFLAEYGDDPVRIDHEQVVSVADIFEHVEATEFEDFPAFHTAVGEAMREGGYWPLERDHA